GGCATGGAGTCAGCTCCCTAACAGAGCTTTATTACAGGTCTAAGGGATGAATGTCTCACCTATTTGTTCGGGTTGTGGCTGGTGGAGAAGTCACAGGATCATGTCCTCTTTCGGTGTGCTCGGACGGTATGGATGTGGTAGCTTGCTGGCCTCCTTCCTATGATCACCCTTGGTGAGAGATCTAGTCATGCCTTTGCGAAGGCCTTGCAGTGGAGTACTCAGGATCAAGCTATGAGGCTTGAGGGTATCAGGGTAGCTTATGTGGCTTATCTGATTTGGCTAGCCTGAAACATCGGTCTTTTTGAGACTAGGTGGATGTCGGCGAGGTTTGTATTCGAGAGGATCTCTTTCCAAACTGTCGAGATTCTGGAGTTGCCACTGTCAGGGCCGACCATAAGAAGTTAGGACATCTGAGActccctccctcactttctcAACGCCTCATAGGGTGTTCATTTCTTGGGAGCTCCCACCCTCGACCTTCTTAAGATCAACTTTGATGGCAATGTTACTGATGGATATGATGGTGCTAGTTTTATGATTGGTGGTTCGGACTCCAAGTTTATTGCGGTAGGCGAAAGTCGTATGTTCAGACAGCTGTTCTAATTGTGAAATTATGGGCTGCTTGAGAGAGTATATCTTTTCTGAGGATACAACTCCGAGCTGATCGTTTGATAGTGGAGAATGACTCAGCTATAATTATCAGTTGGTTATAGAGACGGAGCGGGAACTCAACCTCCAATCCATTCATTTGTGACATCTGATGTGTGTTTGCAGAATACATCTCCATCGACGTGAGACATATATATAGAGAGACAAATAGCGTCGTCGATTGAGTGACTAGCTATATTGCCAACTATTCTAGAACGGATATTTGATCGGATGTATTTATTTTTCTGATATCcttccattatatatatatatattttaaatattttggatatgaatgtttcgggggggggggggggggtatgTTGAAGAGCGAATGGTTTTACTGAGCCAACAAAAATGTAAGCGGTCCAGAATGGGCGAGATTTATTCGCACGTCTCAAACAAAACGTACACACAAAATTTTCCTATCACACTTCAAAGGTATCAAAAACAACGTCATTTCAACTTTCAACACCGCAGCCACACGATTTGGTAATGTACAATATTGTGATGGGTAATATGAACTGAAACAAAAAACTGATATCATACACAATTACGATAAGTCATAGTATGACATGGAAAAGAAAAATCAATCATCGAAGCAAACTTCAACTCAAAAGGAGATCTTTATGAAAACAATCACATGAAGGGCTAGAATATACAGAACAAAAGCAGACCTTAGAAGCATTAACTTCTGCTGGCTTTCTATCCTGCCTGCAGTTTGGAAAGGTCTCCGGTGGGCCTCGATGGTATAATCTGCAGAAGTTCCAGATCTCGCAAAGCCTCGTCCAAACCGGTTCCTCGTAGTATTCACATCCAAGCTTCCACTGTCAAGATTTCTCCGTAATACATTCAATCTCTCTAATTCCTTTTCTTTGTCACGTATCTCAGCGACCAGGCCTTCCGCTTGTGCCTATAAAATAAAAAGGGATGTACAAGTGACAGCACGAAAATTTGATAATATTACAGTTTTTgctagaaagagagagagagtcactGACTTGCTTTGCTGTCAATTGTTCAATAAGGCTATGGAGCTGCTTCTCCAATAGCTTCTCCCTTTGAGCTGGATATAAGAGAATCAATATTATAATGTATAAGTGATCCATTGGTTTCTACCAGCAGAACTAATATTGGAAGCAAAAGCAAGCATAGAATTGTAGGCATTCATACATAAGACTGCAGGAGAAGGGGATGCCAATATGAATGAGCATATGATTTACCAGAATCAATTTCACAATAACTATGTCTGACAGGTATAAAATTTGGGAGTAAGCAGTGGATTTCACATTAGCATTACTAACGTAAACACTACCATATCCGTTGAGCCTTACTCAAAACAACATGGTATTGCCGTATTGGCTTTAAAGTCCTCGGACGAGCGTATCCTTTATGGTTACACTGCATGATTTTCCCTATTGATTTCCCCTACCATCATCCATGTTATTCTGGGtgtttactctctctctctccccccccaccCCAACCCAACCTTCTCAAATATTAGCCCCTCTATTGAAGAGGCCTCCTCAGATCTTCATTAGTCATGCCCAAACCATCTCCAACAGTTCTGCACCTGTCTCAATGGTATAACCATTGTGCTTTCTTTTACTTTGTTGTTCATCACCATATTCTTCTTAATATTACCATATGTCCACCACCATCTTACACCTACCGTTCTTTTACCTTCTCTTGGTAAGCCTTTATCATGTGTGCATAGGTTTTCACAAAAATGTAGTGTTCTGAACCAAAGAAAATGAAAGGCCTTGCTACTGTATCCTTTTGGTCTTAAAAGCATGTATGAATCATATATTTTAGAAACACTTCTCTTCATCTGCCCAGTCGAATTGATAAGTCTTCATTCTAATGTAGTTATGTAGATCAAGGGGTAGAAATTCAAAATTGTAGTGTTAAGCGGATATCTTGACAAGGAAATGCAAATGTGCATAAGTACATATACAATTtagagttaaaatcaaatataatgcaAATGGACAAAGCATAGTGGGTACGTACGTCTGTGCATcttgaaattttgaaattcataagATTTTACATGCAGTTCTAACTTGTACATGCAAAAATGATCGTTCATATGAAACTAAGATCAAATATTGAGAGCCAACCCACAAAAATTCTTAGTTCACACACCAGCTTACGAACTCATGCCTGTTGGTTAAAGCACAACCTTGAATGCAAGCAAGCATGAAACGCTGAATGTTGTCTACTGAACTTAACCATAATATCAGATAGATGTGTCAGTGGTGCATAACTAgggaacacacacacacacacacacacacacaaacagagagagagagagagactattaACATTTTGGTGAATAATCAATACCCAAAAGAACTCAGTCTCGTTTTCTTACATAAATGATCAGGAATTCCCACAAGAAGTTTCATAATTAAActttgagatatggactggaaATTTAAATGGATGGTGATAGCTAAAAGTtaacaaaataatttaaattattaaagaaGCTGCAAAAAATTTCAAAGCACAGGTCTTCCAACATTCCACCATTATGACTGTCTAATTTATGAAGTATTCTTAACCTTTATTATTCAGCATATAAATGTAAGCAATTCATTACATCTGTCCTTTTATAAGAGAAATAAAGTTCAAAATTGGAATAAGTatagaaagaaataataaatTTGAATTCAGTGATGGATAATCCATGGTCAAATAAGAGGCAGAAGTCTGTCACCTACATTTGGCATGAGCAACGCCAAACCTTGGGCTGCTCAGAATCAGCTCATTATATGAAAGGGGTATTTGAGCTCAAGCTTGACTTAGTGACAGATTTTCAGGCTTTGCTTCTTTGTTAACTGACGGAGCTTGTTATGACTGAGCCAGAGCTTCTATTTTGCAAGCCCAAAGTGTTCAGAATCTGCTTATTTATAAGTCAAAGGTCTAAATGCAGTTTGAGCTTGGCTGGTTTCCTACTAGAATGAGCTCAATTGAGGCTGTTATTGAGCGAAGGCCAAGCTGTTCACGAACAGCTTGGTTCATTTGCTGCCATGCCACATGCTTGTAGGCCTTACTGCCATGGCTGGAGTCACCAATGAATTTCACACGTTTGTGGTCCCATTCACCCTCTAAAGTAGAAAGAAAATGATGTCATAATTTAGTCTATACTTGGAAGATTGTATTGGAAACTTGATATAGGAATGACAAACTCAAATACTTCTCTCAACTTCACCACTCCTGTCCTAATTAGATTGTATATGTCCTATCACTTTGTACAATCAATCCCTGATAGCAAAAAGATCGTAATGAGATATCTTTGGCTATCAATTCTATCAGGACCTCATTCTCATTTATATTAATACTAAGCATATCATTTTCAGAAATTGCTTATCTCAGGACAGTTTCTTTTAAAACTCACAGATATCTTTAGACATATATCAGGTCCTTGACCCCATCATTTTATGTCTTTGATACTCTATTTAGTGCTTCCCAGTCAAGTAAAGCCATGTGTCCGATCAAGAAAACAGCCTCCTTAATGATTGGCCTTCTTAGTAATACATAATGCGATTGATAGTGAACTATCTGAATGCCATTTTCTACATGGCGTATATGGTGCTCTTATTAGACTAAACTAGCAGGGCAGCATGCAGGCAACCCACATGGATCAAAAAAAACTCTTTGATGTAAAGTGACATTCAAAGTACCTGGTGAAGGCTTCTTGATTGACTCTTGTTGAACTAGTGACCACTCATTCTCCAATCTATGGACCATTTCTTCCATTGAACTCTGACAGGAAAGATGAAGAGTAACAGTGTCATCCAAAACTGATAGTTGATGTTATTAAATGAAATGAAGAATGGAACGAACcaactctcttttcttctcctctaattcttCTAATTTGACACTGTTTGATGATCCTTTCTCCAAATGTAAATTTTCTGTACTATTGGACTTAGCAATCGATACTTCATGTTGATTAAATTCCTTTGCAGCAAGTGCCCTTTCCAGATCAGTCTTTAAATCCTTCTCGATTAGGTCCATTTCCTGCAAGCAAACATCTTTAGAATAATATTTGccagtgaaaaataaaaatgcctatcaaagaaaattaatgtaaaaataaaacAACTATTTGATAGTTGAGAAATTTATAAATTCTCCTGGGTGACAAGCATTTGTTGAGTTACGCTCATTGAATTCTAAGGTAAGGATAAACTTGAAGGAACACGGGCATATCAGTAAAGCAAAAGTAAAAGCACTGCACCAAGGAATTTATACTTAGTGAACATCTAAATATTAAGGTGAAAACAAATTTGAAATGCAGTTAAACCTCCAGCAGTTAACAGAGCTAATGAAGGAAGAAGTAAAGAGAAATGGTTTGGAAGTTATCGCTCCTGACCCTCAGTTTACTCTGAAGTAGGTCAGCCTCATGCAACTTCTCCTGAATTTTCTTCTGGCAGTTTGATATAGCCTTTTCATATGCAGCATTTTCTTCTTGCAGAGTGACCTCTCTTAATTGTGCCTGCAGAAAATCTCAATGTTAAACTAGGGATATAAAACAAGAAATGAAAGCAGTCAGCTTCATGACAAGTTCTAAGCAACTGGTCCGGATACAAACTATagcaaccaaaaaaaaagaacatgCAGCGGAATAAAAAGCAGAAATCAAAATGAATGAAGTTGACTAAATGCAAAAGACTGATATGGCAGAACAAGTATGCAAGTTGTACTCGATCACTCTGATTTTATTTCACGCATAATATTCAAATTGGTCTTTCCTTTTGATTTAAAGAATAATCTTTTCGACGCGTTCTTGAGAATTCTTTCAAATAACATAATTTTATCAACTAatcacatagagagagagagagagatctgatGTGGTCAATCCCAATGCCCCAAAACCCAAATAAGgaaaattaatgaagaaaacAATGGATGAACATATTTTTACACGAAAATTTCATGCGATCCATACAAATGCAACAGAATATACATGAAATTACAAAGGCGGAATGGAATTTAATGGAATTTTTTATGGTATAGAAATTGATTTAGGGAACGGACAGAGGAGGGATTAGACATACTTGTTCTCGGGTGGCGGAGTGGGCGTTGAGTTGGAGGGCGAGGGCGGCGTTGGAGGCGAGGGTGTGGGCGTGGAGGTGGGGGAGGCGCTGGGAGATGTGTGCGGGAGGGATCCGGATCCGCAGATCCTGGATCGATCTCCTCAGGGAGGCCGCCTTCTGGTCCAGCTCCAGCGCGTACTGCTGCTGCTCCGGCGTGAACACCACCGGCAgccgctcctcctcctcctcgcccTGCCCGCTCCCGCCCACCACGTCCGCCGCCCACGCCAACAGACCCGCCATCTCTCAGtctcctctctccccctctctgagtctccctccccccctccctccctccccctttTGATGCAGCGAGATGGACGCGAGGCAGGATTACTGGGCTACATTGGGTTTGGGTTAACGGCAACCTGACCCAACCTAGACTCAATTTCTCCATATTCTCTCTCCATCCAATCTAATCGAATTTATCCACACGTTTTCACACGAATGACCTGACCTATGCTTGGATTAGAATTTGTAGAGTCCGGTTAGGATGGGAGACAAGTTTACTTGATAAGCTAGAGCCAAGTTGGGCTAGGGTTGTATACTCAATCAGCTGAAGAAAGAGTTGATTGGATATATCTATAGAGTACAACTGATTGGATAGCATCTTTTATGATCAATTACGATGGATTCGTGCTATTAGGGACATCAATGtcattattttagatattataggaTATTTTGATAACTGATGCTAGGGGATATGTATACCCCAAGGGCCATATAAAACTGCAACTCTAatcaaaaaaggagaaaaaaaaaaagggttgatCTCAAACTCACGGTATCATGATCAGTGATTCTTTATGGAAAAGAATCCCGGGCATAAGTAGATAATTTTTGGTTTTTcttctaagaagaaaaaaaaaaaagaagaaattcagAGCTTTATATCCGCACCATTATCCTATTTAGAGAAAGTATGATACACGATCAACTACATTTGCTAATTGACAAAGCGTATTTTATTTATTGGTGGTCATTTTGTTGCCATTGGTTCAACTGCATGCTGTTGCATATtgccataaaaaattatttcatgtgTTGATACATTTTTGATTATTCCAGTTTTCATTGTTGAATTCTTTCATAGGCTCTGGTGAACATCACTCAATTTCTTTGCAAAAACTCAAGCTTTACTCTCGAACAAACTACTTTCATTGTGCTGAACTTGTAGCTATCCTATTAACCAAAAAATTTGCTGATAGCATGTAAGGGCTGGATGTCATGTTAATGTAAAACCAATCTGACACACGAGAAGTGACAAAAAACTTTCTGTACTTATTCAATTTTGTTTGGCCTTTGATACGTTGAAAGCTTTTGATTTTGGGATCATAGTATGTTTCCCCTTAGCTTTATCAGGATTATTGCATTATTCTTGATAAATAGAGGACTAGAAAAGATGCACGATGACACAGAATCAACATTCAAGGCATGGTAGTGTGCTTTAGAACGGGATAGCATTTTCTTGACCACGCCAGATCGGGCACTAGGACGTAAGCCAAAACGTCATAACACCACCAACAAATCAGACCTATATAACTTTTTAGAAACCCATCTGGTAAAACGCATCAAAaccaaaatttatgatttaaggAAAGACTGCAAGGTTTTTCTGGAGATGGaaatataaaacataaaaaaaacacCACAAATTTCTTGTCAGAAAAAAAGAATTgtagattagaaaaaaaaaaagtgacattAATAATATCACTTACTTAACAGGCAGTAGGGACTGATTAATCTTTCAAGAGACCCTAAGCCGAAAAGCTACGAGAAGAAGAATCCAGGCAAGTACTTAAAAAGAAACGGAACAGTTCTAAGGTTGGTACCGAGGATCAGATCTactgtaataaaaaaatattttattattattattaaaaaaatattcgatTCGCATGACTTTCGTTTATGACCAATCATCGAATCACAAATCATACAAGACTCAAATGGCGATTCTCTTCATCTGAGTCGAGAAATTTCTTTTCACATGTGAGTACTTACTCCATGCCCAACGACCATCAAGTAGACCAGATAGCATTTCTATGGATCGATCAGGACATAGAGCATCCACTCCCTTATTTAATCCACATGCGCATGTTTCGAACATGGGATAGGAACACTTTCTTTGAATGTTGGAAAGTTTTAGACATAGGATTGGCCAAAGATGGGACCCAGACAGTCATACAATTAGTCCCTATTCTCGATTCGCACCAGTGCATCACCTCAAATGCATGTTCATGTTCATCAATTGGAAAAGAACACCATCCCCTTTCGAATACTTCTACACTCTAGACTCAGAGGATTCCATGCACTTCATAGTGTGTGCTGAAACAGAAAGGAAACCTTTTAAACTGGTACATCAATTCAAACACTAATTCATGTGCAACGGTTGTAAAAGAACACTAACCTCTTCTGAGTATACTATGATCCGGTACTTTAGGATCTCCCAGTCCCTTACTCTCTCATGTTAGATTACAATTACCCATCCTCTACTAATGTGAGGTCTACGCCACCTGAGTTAACCCTCCTTTCTATCTGTtaattcatttaaaaaaaaaaaagaaggatctaGTCACATTATCTAGTCTGTATGCAGAGGCCATCACTAATCATTCAATGAAATGATGGGAGAATTACCCAGGTCAAAAAGCTTGGAGGAACTCAAGGCTTGAACACAGAGTGGGAACCTCTTCCAAAAGGATGGGTGCAATAACTAGACTGCTTCCTGATTTGCAGGAAAATTGTATATTTGTCAATATCCATATTCATAAAATTCACAACCAAGTGAAAAAACTGCCCATATGATTTACACAATTGAGTTCCCAATCCAGAGTTTTTGGGTCCAGAGCTCTCATGCCCATGAAATACGGCAATTCACAACATACCTTGCTGTCTATCATAATGCTTTGTGCCTACAACCTTACCATACAATTTTTGCCTCATTTGTACACCTCTCTTTCTCCGTGAAATAAAAATTCTAGCCAAGACATAACAAGGACTTGACAAATCTAGCTATTATATTATCATTATCGTCAGTTTTCCAACAAGTAGGTCAGCCATAAAGATCAAAGCCGAGGGTGGCTCCGCAGAAGAATTGAGTAGAACACTATAAGCAGCTGTTAATCCAACATCAACTCTCCAATATCCTTGTTAAATTCTTGGACAAGTTAATTTTAGGCACAAGAGAAGTCTCAAGTGATGTAGAAAGCTTATTGATATCTAGGAAGACATTAGTTGGTGGTTGAACAGTGGAGCACATTTGAGCAGTGAGCAATCCACTAGAATTGCCTTGGGACCGACCTGAGCCTTTTTAAGGGGAATAAGTCAATGGCCAATGCAATGACTGCTTTGCAAAACTTCTTCAACCTTTAAAGTTCTCATTTGAACTCTTAACATTACTTTTATTGaaacatgataatttttttcttttaatcagATTCCAACAGAATAACTTTTTGCATTTCCACAAAAAACAAACATGGCCATAGAAAAATAAATGAACCGTATATAGATATAAAACCTGGcagcaaaaaagaaaagattcTGGCCTAGGGAATTGTGAAATAGCAATCAAAACCATGAGTTCAATCTACATGTCAGCAGGATACATGAAGAAGGAAAAATATACAGATGTGTGTAAGATAtctgaaagaagagaaagaaattccAGATAATTTTAATGACATAAGTCAGTTGATGGCTGGTAGGCTATATTATTATAGCATCACGGGAGTCCTCATACCaactgaataaaaattaaaaaaaagtaaCAAAGAATAAGTATATATATGAGTTGAAATAAGGAATAAAAATCAAAACTAGACAGAATGCTTATGTATTATTCATAGAGTGTTTTTGTGATAAACCAACCTGATAAGGCGAACAACACAAAAAATAACCAAAAAAATGTTTGAGTGTTTAAAAGAATTAAAAATGCTGTATAATTCAATGAACAGATCAGTGAAGTTAATGATTATGGTAAGGTTATACCTTTGGTTGCAGAACAACAGTTGcaaaaatgaaaaatgaaatcAGTGTCAAAATAATACTAAAGGTGTCGAGGCCAGAGTCATGTCCAGATGGAATAAACCATTAGAAGAGCAGTCCTGTAAAGGAGAGCGTAGCTAAATTGCAAACAAGTGATACAACGAACAATGCCGTGTATCTACAATAGAAAGGTCTAAGAGAAAACTCCAAATTCTTTTAAGCCATATGCAAAGATGATTATTACCCTAAGCCTAGAATCTATCAGCAACAAAGAGTATTAGGCTATATGCATAGGTGAAGACAAACAAAACTGCTCATTTTTCACAACCCAGTTGATCTTCTATCCATGTACAAAATCCAAAAAGAGAAAAACCTGCCCCAGAAGGAATAATCCTGGCCCAAATTATGATGTTTTCTCTACAATAATAAAGTTGATTATAAGATTATTGCCAGGGCCATCGCACAAGAAAGGCTTCTGGTTCGCCTCAATAGTTCATAATATCATACATCAAGAAAATATTAGACTTTCTACTGGTTTGTCAGGTTTGTTTTGCAAATTCTAATCCAAAACAGAAAGGGAAAAAAGAAACAGCTTGTTTTTGTGTTGGTTCACAAAAACAGTTAGTGTGTCAAAAACTTACAGCAAGATCAGAACGTATAGCCCACAATAACTGGAAATGGAAGAACCATGTGCCTTTGAAGACACAATTCAAGCAAATCCCGGCATCTTCAATAAAATATCACACGATTACAGAACCtttttttcaaaagcttcaagtATTTGATAATGAGGAGTAGTGAGACTTGAAACAACCGAGCATTCAGGTCACAAGATAACAATCAAACACATTAGCAAACAATACAAGCTCAACTAAGAGTGATACATACACTCAGCCATCTTCCTGAGTAGCTGATGAAACTTTGATTATTAACTTATT
The DNA window shown above is from Elaeis guineensis isolate ETL-2024a chromosome 8, EG11, whole genome shotgun sequence and carries:
- the LOC105050677 gene encoding uncharacterized protein, whose protein sequence is MAGLLAWAADVVGGSGQGEEEEERLPVVFTPEQQQYALELDQKAASLRRSIQDLRIRIPPAHISQRLPHLHAHTLASNAALALQLNAHSATREQAQLREVTLQEENAAYEKAISNCQKKIQEKLHEADLLQSKLREMDLIEKDLKTDLERALAAKEFNQHEVSIAKSNSTENLHLEKGSSNSVKLEELEEKKRELSSMEEMVHRLENEWSLVQQESIKKPSPAQREKLLEKQLHSLIEQLTAKQAQAEGLVAEIRDKEKELERLNVLRRNLDSGSLDVNTTRNRFGRGFARSGTSADYTIEAHRRPFQTAGRIESQQKLMLLRSAFVLYILALHVIVFIKISF